The DNA sequence CCAGCTTGGCAGTGTCTTCGTTACCGCTCTCTTGAAGAACGGGTCAATCAGTAAATTGACGAGGTTTGGATTTTTGTCGAAGGCCTTCTTTATATCGCCGAGGAATACCGAGCGTATAATGCACCCGCCTCGCCACATAAGCGCGATGCCGCCGTTATTTAAGTTCCACTTGTATTCCTTCGCCGCCGCACGCATCAGCTGATAGCCCTGTGCGTAACTTACAATCTTCGACGCGTAAAGGGCGCTTCGCAGGTCGTTGATGAATTTTTTCTTATCCCCTTTGAATTTCGCCTTCGGCCCTTTGAGAATTTTCGACGCTTCGACGCGCTCTTCCTTTATGGCCGAAAGACATCTCGCGAAAACCGCCTCGCCCACAAGCGTCAACGGCTGGCCTGCATCAAGGGCTGCGACAACCGTCCACTTGCCCGTGCCTTTCTGGCCGGCTGTATCAAGAATAGTATCAATAACCTCGTTGCCCTGTTCATCCTTGTATGCGAGGATGTCCCTTGTAATCTCGATAAGGTATGATTTCAGCTCGCCTTCGTTCCATTCTGCGAAAATCTGGTGCATTTCCTGATTAGATAGGCCCAATCCCTCTCTCATCATACTGTAGACTTCGCATATCATCTGCATATCGCCGTATTCTATGCCGTTATGCACCATTTTCACAAAATGTCCTGCCCCGTTTTCACCGACCCAGTCACAGCACGGGCTGCCGTCGTCTGTCTTGGCGCATATCGCCTGGAATATCGGCTTGACATGTGGCCACGCCGCCGGCGAACCGCCCGGCATAATCGATGGCCCTCGCAGCGCGCCTTCTTCTCCGCCGGAGACTCCCGTGCCGATATATAGCTTGCCTTTACTCTCGACATACTGTGTCCGCCGAATGGTATCGGGGAAATGACTGTTGCCGCCGTCGATTATGATGTCCCCGTTTCCAAGATGAGGCAAGAGCAGTTCGATAAAGTCATCTACCGCCTGCCCGGCTTTGACCATCAGCATTATCTTGCGAGGCGTCTTTAACGATGCGACAAACTCTTCGATTGTCTTGCAGCCGATGATTTTTTTGCCCTTAGCACGGCCGTTTATAAAATCGTCAACTTTTGAAACGGTGCGATTGAAACACGCGACCGTAAATCCTTTGCTTTCCATATTAAGTATCAGGTTTTCACCCATCACCGCCAGACCCACCAGACCAATATCTGCTTGTGCCATTGTGTTTTTCCTCGATTCTTAAATTGCCTTTGATTTTCTGATTATCTCTGTATTCGCGCCGAACCGCCGCCGGCAAATGCCTTTACCTGGTCTAACGTAACCATCGTAGTATCGCCGGGTGTGGTTGTTAAAAGCGCTCCGTGCGCCCAGCCCATTTTCACCGCTTCTTCCGGTTCGAGACCTGCCAGAAGGCCATAGAAGAAACCGGAAGCGAAACCGTCCCCGCCGCCGACCCGGTCATATACGTCAAGCTCTGCCGTCGGCGCCTGATGTGTTTTCCCGTCTATCCACGCGACCGCGCTCCAGCTGTGCCGGTTGCTCGAATGGACCTGACGCAGCGTAGTCGCCAGAACTTTAATCTGCGGATGTTTCTTGATGACTTTGTCTATCATACTGATAAATGCGCTTGGGTCCAGTTTGGATTTAGCCGCTACTTCCGGCCCAGGCATACCCAGCCCCATTTGCAAATCTTCTTCGTTGCCGACGAGCACATCGACGTTTTTCACGATGCGGTCGAGAACCGCGACTGCCCGCTCGTGACCGCCGGATATGTTCCACAGTTTCGCCCTGTAATTAAGGTCGAACGATACAATAGCGCCTGCTTTCTTCGCGGCCTGCATTCCTTCGATTATCACGTCGCTCGTCGTCGGCGAAAGCGCAGCAAAGATTCCGCCGCTGTGGAACCATCGCACGCCGCCGGCAAAAACGGCCTTCCAGTCGAAATCGCCGCTTTTAAGTTGTGCTGCCGCTTCGTTGCAGCGGTTATAAAATACCACCGGCGCCCGCACTCCGCCGCCGCGGTCGCTGTAAACAGTCGCCATATTAGGCCCCTGAACGCCGTCATGTTTGAAATGTTTATAAAAAGGCTTAACGCCCATCATTCGCACCCGCTGTGCAATCAAATCGCCGAGTGGATAATCTACCATCGCTGTTGCTATACCGGTGCGCATCCCGAAGCAGTCCGACAGGTTCGCCGCGACATTAAATTCTCCGCCGCTGACGTGAATATCAAATCTCGTCGCTTTTCGAAATGGCACAATCCCTGGGTCGAGCCGGTTTACCATCGCGCCCAGCGATACGATATCCAGCTCGCCCTTCTGCGGAATA is a window from the Phycisphaerae bacterium genome containing:
- the gnd gene encoding decarboxylating NADP(+)-dependent phosphogluconate dehydrogenase, whose amino-acid sequence is MAQADIGLVGLAVMGENLILNMESKGFTVACFNRTVSKVDDFINGRAKGKKIIGCKTIEEFVASLKTPRKIMLMVKAGQAVDDFIELLLPHLGNGDIIIDGGNSHFPDTIRRTQYVESKGKLYIGTGVSGGEEGALRGPSIMPGGSPAAWPHVKPIFQAICAKTDDGSPCCDWVGENGAGHFVKMVHNGIEYGDMQMICEVYSMMREGLGLSNQEMHQIFAEWNEGELKSYLIEITRDILAYKDEQGNEVIDTILDTAGQKGTGKWTVVAALDAGQPLTLVGEAVFARCLSAIKEERVEASKILKGPKAKFKGDKKKFINDLRSALYASKIVSYAQGYQLMRAAAKEYKWNLNNGGIALMWRGGCIIRSVFLGDIKKAFDKNPNLVNLLIDPFFKRAVTKTLPSWRRVVSAAVKFGVPMPAISSALAYYDGYRHERLPANLLQAQRDYFGAHTYERVDKPRGQVFHTNWTGRGGQTAASTYTV
- a CDS encoding sugar kinase, with the translated sequence MKYGLNIPQKGELDIVSLGAMVNRLDPGIVPFRKATRFDIHVSGGEFNVAANLSDCFGMRTGIATAMVDYPLGDLIAQRVRMMGVKPFYKHFKHDGVQGPNMATVYSDRGGGVRAPVVFYNRCNEAAAQLKSGDFDWKAVFAGGVRWFHSGGIFAALSPTTSDVIIEGMQAAKKAGAIVSFDLNYRAKLWNISGGHERAVAVLDRIVKNVDVLVGNEEDLQMGLGMPGPEVAAKSKLDPSAFISMIDKVIKKHPQIKVLATTLRQVHSSNRHSWSAVAWIDGKTHQAPTAELDVYDRVGGGDGFASGFFYGLLAGLEPEEAVKMGWAHGALLTTTPGDTTMVTLDQVKAFAGGGSARIQR